DNA sequence from the Luteolibacter sp. Y139 genome:
CACGGCGGCCCCGCACCTCGGGCAGGTGGCGAATACCGACCTGATCACCAAACTGCGCAGCGAGGTCGAAAGCATCTTCCGCTCCACGGGCTACCCGCTGGAGACGTTCACGATGACCCAAGTCCTCGCCGATGGCACGCTCACGCCGAGGTTCACCATCAAGTTCGGCGTCCGCCAGCGCCTGAGCGAGGTGATCGTGGCTGGCACCGAGAAGACGAAGAAGGAACGCATCTCGCGACGCTTCGAGGATCTGCGTGGCGAGTGGTTCGATGCGGAGGAATTCGACAAGAGGCTGAAGAAGGTCCTGGCCACCGGCGCGTTTTCATCGGTGCGGGTCGAGAACTCGACCGACCCGAGCGGGATGTTGGATGCCACCCTGCATGTGGTGGAAGGCAAGGCGCGGGGTGCATCGACCTATGGCGGCTTTGGCAGCTACGAAGGTGCGATCCTCGGCTTGAAATACCATGACCGGAACTTCATGGGGAACCTGTGGAATTTCAGCACCGGTCTCGAATACAGCTCGCGCGGCCTGCTGGGGGACATCCGGCTTTCCGATCCGTGGCTCTTCGGCACGGATACCTATCTCGGGCTGCGGCTGTTCTCGGTGACCCGCGCGCTGGAAGGCTACGACAAGTTCGAGAGCGGTGCGTCCGCGGAGTTTTCCCGGAACTTCGGCGATCATCTGGATGCGAGCGTCATCTTCGGTTCCTCGATCGTGAATACCGATAGCAATGACATCCCGGCGAACCAGCTGGGTGAGACCGTTTACGGCCATCACTACCTGCGAGCCGAGCTTGCCTATGACCGTCGAGACGATCCGGTCACGCCGAGCCGCGGCTATCACCTGGATGCTGGTTTCCAAGCGGGCCTGATCGCGGGGGATATTTCCTCCAATTACACGCGACTCGATCTTTCCGGCGCGGGCTACATTCCCGTCGGCAAGAAGGGACAGGTGAATCTGGGTCTTCGCACGAGCATCCTTTCGCCTTCCTCAGGGATCAGCGAGTTCCCGATCGACCTCCGGCTCTTCACCGGTGGTTCGGATACGGTGCGGTCTTTCCGCTACAACGAGATGGGGCCGCGTTCGGTGACCAATGACCCGCTCGGTGGCGAGGCCTTCTGGGTGGCGAATGCCGAGTATGTCCACTCGCTGTTCGGCCCGGTGAAGGGTGTCGGTTTCATCGATGCCGGGAGCATGTCGGCGCTCAATGAAGGCTTGAACTTCGATTCGGCGGAGCTCGCGGCGGGTCTGGGGATTCGCATCGATCTGCCGGTGGGGCCGATCCGCCTCGAATACGGCCGCAATATGACCAAGGACGAGAACGAGCCGTCGGGCACGTGGCATTTCGCGATCGGCACGGCATTCTAACAGACGCCGGCACGGGCGGTCACTTCTCCAGCTTCGGCGAGTGATTTCGCCGCCATGCGAAGTAGGCGTCGAAGGTGG
Encoded proteins:
- a CDS encoding BamA/OMP85 family outer membrane protein — encoded protein: MSLGADIRIEGLGSMSQSEALDLLGDRLELIKAKPPSTARAADAAFLLENLMKRQGFQSPSVTPMISGNAIRLVVNEGPRVKIGSVAVPGFEKKEQERLSKLFKLPGQERVLRPGQDPPFREPDVAEGLSLLEADFHSRGYWEAKATVEKRGETGGEIAFIIKIDPGKLHHLGAPIFEGAPPELLQRLQATAAPHLGQVANTDLITKLRSEVESIFRSTGYPLETFTMTQVLADGTLTPRFTIKFGVRQRLSEVIVAGTEKTKKERISRRFEDLRGEWFDAEEFDKRLKKVLATGAFSSVRVENSTDPSGMLDATLHVVEGKARGASTYGGFGSYEGAILGLKYHDRNFMGNLWNFSTGLEYSSRGLLGDIRLSDPWLFGTDTYLGLRLFSVTRALEGYDKFESGASAEFSRNFGDHLDASVIFGSSIVNTDSNDIPANQLGETVYGHHYLRAELAYDRRDDPVTPSRGYHLDAGFQAGLIAGDISSNYTRLDLSGAGYIPVGKKGQVNLGLRTSILSPSSGISEFPIDLRLFTGGSDTVRSFRYNEMGPRSVTNDPLGGEAFWVANAEYVHSLFGPVKGVGFIDAGSMSALNEGLNFDSAELAAGLGIRIDLPVGPIRLEYGRNMTKDENEPSGTWHFAIGTAF